A DNA window from Coffea arabica cultivar ET-39 chromosome 6c, Coffea Arabica ET-39 HiFi, whole genome shotgun sequence contains the following coding sequences:
- the LOC113692665 gene encoding protein PHOX1: MGRRSMKNKQSGGKSGGSNVKQSKGNGNSPRAYDKDTAVFISMSRDLKDEGNKLFQKRDHEGAMLKYDKAIKLLPRNHIDVSHLRSNMAACYMQMGLSEYPRAIHECNLALEVTPKYSKALLKRARCYEALNRLDLALRDVNSVLKMEPNNLMATEIYERLKRTIEQKGSTANDIPVDLVPLPESVEPPFTSDPIEILKEKVQKKKINKIEEKKVDDKNEGAEGAIEVEKNSEPEINATETESKFEEEVEDKIEEKKAEDKLVVEERITSITDKEPKQTIKLVFGEDIRWAQIPANCSILQLREAISDRFPTSRAVLMKYRDQEGDLVTITNTEELRLAEAAADHGSFRLYVVEVSPEQDPFYEKVKRKEEMHTLDIKETQKMQNGNLGRSMEFLNRPFCIEDWIIQFAYLFKNYVGFDPDSYLDLHELGMKLYSEALEETVTSEEAQDLFNMAAEKFQEMAALALFNWGNVHMSRARKRVYLTEDASRESVLEQVKIAYGWAQKEYSAAGKKYEEALLIKPNFYEGILALGQQQFEQAKLSWYYAIGTNVNLELWPSTEVLQLYNNAEENMERGMQMWEEAEELRLFNLHNPNKIKAMLQKMKLDDMFTDVSEDEATEQATNMRSQINLLWGTMLYERSIMEFKLGLPVWQECLEVAVEKFQLAGASPTDIAVMIKNHCSNDTASEGLGFNIDEIVQAWNEMYEAKRWQSGIPSFRLEPLLRRRVSKLFYALEHA; encoded by the exons ATGGGGAGGCGAAGTATGAAGAACAAACAATCAGGAGGTAAATCTGGCGGATCCAACGTGAAGCAGAGTAAAGGAAATGGGAATAGCCCAAGAGCTTATGACAAGGACACTGCAGTCTTCATTTCTATGTCACGTGACCTGAAGGATGAAGGAAATAAGTTGTTTCAAAAGAGGGACCATGAAGGAGCTATGTTGAAATATGACAAGGCAATAAAATTGCTCCCCAGAAATCATATAGATGTTTCCCATCTGCGGAGTAATATGGCTGCGTGTTATATGCAGATGGGCCTGAGCGAGTACCCCAGGGCTATCCATGAGTGCAATTTAGCTCTTGAAGTCACCCCTAAGTACAGTAAGGCACTCTTGAAGAGAGCTAGGTGTTATGAGGCTCTGAATAGGTTGGATTTGGCCTTGAGAGATGTTAATTCAGTGCTGAAGATGGAGCCTAACAATCTTATGGCAACTGAGATTTATGAAAGGTTGAAAAGAACAATAGAGCAAAAAGGTTCGACTGCAAATGACATTCCTGTAGATCTGGTCCCATTACCTGAATCTGTTGAACCACCTTTTACTTCAGATCCAATAGAgattttgaaagagaaagtccaaaagaagaaaatcaacaaaatagaAGAAAAGAAGGTAGATGACAAGAATGAAGGAGCGGAAGGTGCTATAGAAGTTGAAAAGAATTCTGAGCCGGAGATTAATGCAACAGAGACTGAGAGCAAATTTGAGGAGGAAGTTGAGGACAAGATCGAGGAGAAGAAAGCTGAAGATAAATTGGTGGTGGAGGAAAGAATAACTAGCATCACTGATAAAGAGCCTAAGCAGACAATAAAATTAGTGTTTGGAGAAGATATAAGGTGGGCCCAGATTCCTGCTAATTGTAGCATTTTGCAGCTAAGGGAGGCTATAAGTGACCGGTTCCCAACATCGAGAGCTGTTCTTATGAAATACAGGGACCAAGAAGGTGATTTGGTCACAATCACTAATACTGAGGAACTAAGGTTGGCTGAAGCAGCTGCTGATCACGGTTCTTTCAGGTTGTATGTCGTGGAAGTTAGTCCAGAGCAAGATCCATTTTATGAGAAggtaaaaaggaaagaagaaatgcACACACTTGACATTAAAGAAACCCAAAAGATGCAAAATGGAAATTTGGGAAGAAGTATGGAGTTTCTAAATAGACCATTTTGTATTGAGGATTGGATCATCCAGTTTGCTTACCTATTCAAGAACTATGTTGGATTTGATCCTGATTCTTACTTAGATCTGCATGAGCTTGGAATGAAGCTCTACTCTGAGGCTTTGGAAGAGACAGTCACGAGTGAAGAGGCACAAGACCTGTTCAACATGGCTGCTGAGAAGTTTCAGGAGATGGCTGCTTTGGCTTTGTTCAACTGGGGGAATGTACATATGTCAAGGGCCAGGAAGAGAGTTTACCTCACTGAAGATGCTTCAAGGGAGTCTGTGTTAGAGCAGGTGAAAATTGCATATGGTTGGGCACAAAAGGAATACTCCGCAGCTGGTAAGAAATATGAAGAAGCACTTCTTATCAAGCCAAATTTCTATGAAGGCATTCTAGCTCTTGGGCAGCAACAGTTTGAGCAGGCAAAGCTTTCATGGTATTACGCGATTGGGACAAATGTTAATTTGGAATTGTGGCCTTCTACAGAAGTTCTTCAGCTTTACAACAATGCTGAGGAAAATATGGAAAGGGGTATGCAGATGTGGGAGGAAGCAGAAGAACTGCGTTTATTTAATCTGCACAACCCAAATAAAATCAAAGCCATGTTGCAGAAAATGAAGTTGGATGACATGTTCACGGACGTGTCAGAAGATGAAGCTACCGAGCAGGCAACAAATATGAGGTCTCAGATAAATCTGTTGTGGGGTACCATGCTTTATGAAAGATCAATAATGGAATTCAAGCTAGGGCTTCCTGTTTGGCAAGAATGTTTGGAGGTTGCTGTAGAAAAGTTTCAACTTGCTGGGGCTTCTCCAACAGATATTGCTGTTATGATAAAAAATCACTGTTCCAATGATACTGCATCAGAAG GCTTGGGATTCAACATTGATGAGATAGTACAGGCATGGAATGAGATGTATGAAGCAAAAAGGTGGCAGAGCGGTATTCCTTCTTTTCGCCTGGAACCATTGTTGAGGCGACGAGTTTCTAAGCTTTTTTATGCCCTTGAACATGCATAA
- the LOC113692346 gene encoding protein ALP1-like, producing the protein MAAATTAGRKRRKKAKTKSKSKKPKTAPQPPPPPPLPLPPTSSSNHHEDLSSLIPHLVTATYSAISFLRHQDLHLLPSQSLSLESLLCSTSTSFSKLLSLTSFSPESLPLPPPLPPPPAQCWFDRFLTSAAADYDPRWTHFFNLSKPSFTLLLRLLTPSLSSLSPLPPNFALAATLFRLAHSASFSAVSRRFNIDSPAACRAFYTVCKAINENLGHLFEFKSDINRIIVGFGWISLPNCCGVLGLEKFKLDGDLLGENGSLVVQALVDSEGRFLDVSAGWPSTLTPEKVLRQSKLLSGVEETKEYLNGPSFELSDGNSIPQYILGDSCFPLLPWLLTPYKKLDENAGLNSSEMAFNSVHSSGMELVRMAFGRVRKRWKLVAKKWSEQCVEAFPFVIVTCCLLHNFLIKCSEAVQDEDAECSRDQEFPVFDGEVDESGKRIRDALASHLSRANERR; encoded by the coding sequence ATGGCGGCAGCCACCACCGCtggcagaaaaagaagaaagaaagctaaaaccaaatccaaatccaaaaagcCCAAAACTGCACCCCaacccccacccccacccccactCCCACTCCCGCCCACCTCCAGTAGTAACCACCATGAAGACCTATCAAGCCTCATTCCCCACCTCGTCACTGCTACCTACAGCGCCATTTCCTTTCTCCGCCACCAAGACCTTCACCTCCTCCCCTCCCAGTCTCTCTCCCTCGAATCCCTTCTTTGTTCCACTTCCACCAGCTTCTCTAAACTCCTCTCCCTCACCTCTTTTTCTCCGGAATCACTCCCCCTGCCGCCGCCACTACCTCCTCCGCCGGCACAGTGTTGGTTTGACAGATTCCTCACCTCCGCCGCTGCTGACTACGATCCCCGGTGGACCCACTTCTTCAATCTGTCCAAGCCTTCATTTACCCTCCTTCTCCGCCTGCTCACTCCTTCTCTCTCCTCCCTCTCTCCTCTTCCCCCTAACTTCGCCCTTGCAGCCACCCTTTTTCGGCTAGCTCACTCCGCTTCCTTCTCTGCAGTCTCCCGCCGCTTCAACATTGACTCACCCGCCGCCTGCCGCGCCTTTTACACGGTCTGCAAAGCCATCAATGAAAATCTCGGCCATTTGTTTGAATTTAAGTCGGATATCAACCGCATTATCGTGGGTTTTGGGTGGATTTCTCTGCCAAATTGCTGTGGCGTTCTGGGGTTGGAGAAATTCAAATTGGATGGTGATCTATTGGGTGAAAACGGGTCTTTGGTAGTGCAAGCTCTCGTGGACTCTGAAGGGAGATTCTTGGATGTTTCAGCTGGGTGGCCTAGCACTCTGACACCCGAAAAGGTTCTTCGACAGTCGAAGCTTTTGTCGGGCGTTGAGGAGACGAAAGAGTACTTAAATGGGCCATCCTTTGAGCTTAGTGATGGAAATTCAATCCCGCAATATATTTTGGGGGACTCCTGTTTTCCACTATTGCCTTGGCTTTTAACGCCTTATAAGAAATTGGATGAAAATGCTGGTTTGAATTCGTCCGAAATGGCTTTTAATTCAGTTCATAGTAGTGGGATGGAGTTGGTGAGGATGGCATTTGGGAGAGTGAGAAAAAGGTGGAAACTTGTGGCGAAGAAATGGAGTGAGCAGTGTGTTGAGGCTTTTCCATTTGTAATTGTTACGTGTTGTTTGCTGCACAATTTTCTCATAAAGTGCAGTGAAGCAGTGCAGGATGAAGATGCAGAGTGCTCGAGAGATCAAGAGTTTCCAGTGTTTGATGGAGAGGTAGATGAGAGTGGGAAGAGGATTAGAGATGCTCTTGCTTCCCATTTGAGTAGGGCCAATGAGAGGAGATAG
- the LOC113692663 gene encoding protein OS-9 homolog isoform X2 encodes MKRQTWSWVLLLSVNLFNLAAVFSDQIFPAHTGGSFSRSSREPKYKIEFHTDDAPFHPDDDQESLVMPNKNGEKFLCFLPRMEKSKSGKLVNQQNTSSMILETEKSIKLKTPDELLEVLKDRCFVRQEGWWSYEFCYQKKLRQIHLEDEKVVQEFILGAYDAEATAAYHQNLSDISTLKDPRSKDASQRYHAHQYTNGTICDLTNEPRETEVRFVCSEPRAMISSITELSTCKYALTIQCPTLCKHPLFQEERPVWHTINCNALPKDYKEAKVGGDYFQDEKIAMVTGLVHPSGFDSEESAT; translated from the exons ATGAAGAGACAGACATGGAGTTGGGTCCTACTTCTATCCGTTAATCTCTTTAACCTCGCTGCAGTCTTTTCGGATCAAATTTTCCCTGCTCATACTG GTGGGAGTTTCAGTAGAAGTTCTCGAGAACCTAAATATAAAATCGAATTCCATACAGATGATGCACCTTTTCATCCT GATGACGACCAAGAATCCTTGGTTATGCCCAataaaaatggagagaaatttcTATGCTTTTTGCCTAGGATGGAGAAGTCCAAGAGCGGAAAGCTTGTCAACCAACAGAATACAAGTAGTATGATCCTGGAGACTGAAAAAAGCATCAAATTGAAGACACCAGATGAGCTGCTTGAAGTGTTAAAGGATCGTTGCTTTGTTCGG CAAGAGGGATGGTGGTCATATGAATTCTGTTATCAGAAGAAGTTGCGCCAAATTCACTTGGAGGATGAGAAG GTGGTTCAAGAATTTATCTTGGGAGCATATGATGCTGAGGCTACTGCTGCTTACCACCAAAACCTCTCTGACATCTCAACATTGAAAGATCCCCGCTCAAAAGATGCATCACAAAG GTATCATGCTCATCAATATACCAatggaacaatctgtgacttgacaAATGAGCCTCGGGAAACAGAG GTGAGATTTGTTTGTTCGGAGCCCAGAGCTATGATTAGTTCGATCACAGAACTATCAACTTGCAAGTATGCTCTCACAATCCAATGCCCAACCCTCTGCAAGCACCC GTTGTTCCAGGAAGAAAGACCAGTTTGGCATACCATTAATTGTAATGCACTCCCAAAAGACTACAAAGAAGCTAAAGTGGGGGGAGACTATTTCCAAGATGAAAAGATTGCTATGGTTACAGGCCTTGTTCATCCATCTGGTTTTGATTCTGAAGAATCTGCTACGTAA
- the LOC113692662 gene encoding uncharacterized protein, giving the protein MGMAKLKIGGAWSGVLEVDLEEWTVAMLREEVAERSGCHAVPQTINLISAGKVLRDGDGTEKLSQLGLKNNAKILASRVSADQGKVKEEFLAEEERSKRLSRIKSAATSLAQRHAEGSLPVENFNLELENQSGEKVQLGSETDQRAIMMGLMLHANAKQLIREHKYKDALEVLIMGEEAFSLCNPKAIEMVDNVSILQIDMVWCYFMLRDISWLTVAGQRLAKAREGLERAHGKESIRLRLLQGGRFPELSLYLRLELLEGVVAYHSGRVENSRASLNAAQIKFFQLQVPDEALSLLKGMGYKERDAKRALRMSNQDIESAVDFLVEEKAKRMKKQEEDLWRQQEIFEQKRYGMTPLRKAVDLQKLNELVTVGFAKELAAEALRRNENDIQKSLDDLTNPETNAAIQADIELRKSKRLRQAAEAAIEEIVDMGFPRASVAEAVRMFGTKEKALNFLVGQPNENSATADVSNHDLGGGGGNDTANSATLSGEADNGGPSGRKEDLERDVEMEDELTTGLHGADAFSDYDIDVTKEGEAINEYLTLLNSAVEDEKVYRL; this is encoded by the exons ATGGGCATGGCGAAATTGAAGATAGGAGGGGCATGGAGTGGGGTACTGGAAGTGGATTTAGAAGAATGGACTGTGGCCATGTTGAGAGAAGAGGTGGCCGAGCGATCGGGCTGCCATGCTGTGCCCCAGACGATCAACTTAATATCCGCGGGCAAAGTCTTGAGAGATGGTGATGGCACTGAAAAGCTCAGCCAACTGGGTCTTAAAAACAACGCTAAAATTTTGGCCTCCAGGGTCTCCGCTGATCAAGGCAAAGTGAAAGAGGAATTCTTGGCTGAAGAAGAGCGCTCTAAACGCCTCTCCAGGATCAA ATCTGCTGCCACTTCACTAGCCCAGAGACATGCTGAAGGATCTTTACCTGTTGAAAACTTTAATCTAGAGCTGGAAAATCAGAGTGGAGAGAAAGTGCAGCTGGGCTCTGAGACTGACCAAAG AGCAATAATGATGGGTCTTATGCTGCATGCAAATGCTAAGCAGTTGATTAGAGAACATAAATATAAGGATGCACTTGAAGTGCTTATCATGGGCGAG GAGGCTTTCTCTCTATGCAATCCAAAGGCCATTGAA ATGGTTGACAATGTATCCATACTACAAATAGACATGGTATGGTGCTATTTTATGCTCCGTGATATTAGCTGGCTCACAGTGGCTGGCCAGCGACTTGCAAAAGCCAGAGAGGGGCTTGAGCGTGCTCATGGGAAGGAGTCTATTCGTCTGAGACTTCTCCAAGGAGGACGGTTTCCTGAGCTATCCTT GTACCTGAGGCTGGAGCTTTTAGAAGGAGTAGTTGCATATCACAGTGGTCGTGTAGAAAATTCTAGGGCTTCCTTGAATGCTGCTCAAATAAAATTCTTCCAG CTTCAAGTGCCTGATGAAGCCTTATCATTGCTCAAGGGAATGGGGTATAAAGAACGGGATGCAAAGAGGGCCCTTCGCATGAGCAACCAGGATATCGAGAGTGCTGTTGACTTCCTTGTTGAGGAAAAGGCAAAAAGGATGAAGAAACAGGAGGAGGACCTTTGGCGACAGCAGGAGATTTT TGAGCAGAAGCGATATGGAATGACACCACTGAGGAAAGCTGTGGATCTTcagaaattgaatgaattggtcaCAGTTGG ATTTGCAAAAGAGCTTGCTGCAGAAGCCTTACGAAGAAATGAAAATGACATTCAGAAGTCTCTGGATGACTTGACCAATCCAGAAACTAATGCTGCCATACAG GCTGATATTGAACTTAGGAAGAGCAAAAGATTACGTCAAGCTGCAGAAGCTGCAATTGAAGAGATTGTAGACATGGGATTCCCAAGAGCTTCAG TGGCTGAAGCTGTTCGCATGTTTGGCACAAAAGAGAAAGCATTAAATTTTTTAGTTGGACAACCGAATGAAAATTCTGCAACAGCGGATGTCAGCAACCACGATTTAGGAGGTGGTGGAGGGAACGACACAGCTAACAGTGCAACTTTGAGCGGTGAAGCTGATAATGGAGGTCCATCAGGTCGAAAGGAAGATTTGGAGCGGGATGTGGAGATGGAAGATGAACTTACTACTGGATTGCATGGTGCTGATGCATTCTCTGACTATGACATTGATGTTACAAAAGAAGGGGAAGCTATCAACGAGTATCTGACTTTACTCAACTCTGCAGTTGAGGACGAGAAAGTTTATAGATTATAA
- the LOC113692661 gene encoding calcium uptake protein, mitochondrial has translation MNSWTFLNKPNPLIRVFAAQSLNQQRLIFTKSNKTSSDSAWASTTASTSSYNHSNNQKGSSSASVLESVLRSLFSGAVVVASSLGLCYCYAFSGRHSQLSYADCGRGPADTESESQPNFLFKDTYRRKVFFNYEKRLRLQSPPEKVFDYFASFRSPSGEVFMTPADLMRAVVPVFPPSGATGVRGGYLKGEKSPGELNCAPSEFFMLFDTNNDGLISFAEYIFFVTLLSIPESSFSVAFKMFDLDNDGGIDREEFKKVMALMRMHNRQGAHHRDGMRTGLKVSSSVEDGGLLEYFFGKDGEGRLGHEKFVQFLRDLHNDILRLEFAHYDWKSQGTISAKDFALSMVASADINHINKFLDRVDELNKEPNLKDVCITFEEFKNFAELRKRLRPFSLAIFSYGKVNGLLTKQDFQRAATQVCGISISDNLVDLVFYIFDTNRDGNLSSDEFLRVLQRRESNASQPRGAGDKGLFSCWFECTKKSSSSEIFI, from the exons ATGAATTCTTGGACATTTCTGAATAAACCTAATCCATTAATCCGAGTCTTTGCAGCACAAAGTCTCAACCAACAACGTTtgatcttcaccaaatcaaatAAAACGTCATCGGATTCAGCATGGGCTTCAACAACTGCGTCTACCAGTAGCTATAATCACAGTAATAATCAAAAGGGTAGTAGCTCGGCCTCAGTTCTTGAATCAGTTCTGAGATCATTGTTTTCGGGGGCAGTCGTCGTTGCCTCGAGTTTAGGCCTTTGTTACTGTTATGCCTTTTCTGGTAGGCATTCGCAGCTCTCTTATGCTGATTGTGGAAGGGGCCCGGCAGATACAGAAAGTGAAAGCCAGCCTAATTTCTTATTTAAAG ATACATACAGGAGAAAGGTTTTCTTCAACTATGAGAAACGCCTGAGGTTGCAAAGTCCTCCTGAGAAG GTGTTTGATTACTTTGCATCTTTCCGATCCCCTTCTGGCGAGGTATTTATGACACCGGCAGATTTGATGCGAGCAGTTGTTCCTGTATTTCCTCCATCCGGGGCAACTGGTGTTCGTGGAGGATATCTGAAGGGAGAGAAGAGTCCTGGCGAGTTAAATTGTGCACCTTCAGAATTTTTTATGCTTTTTGATACCAATAATGATGGACTTATATCGTTTGCAGA GTATATTTTTTTCGTTACACTACTCAGCATACCAGAATCAAGTTTTTCGGTGGCATTCAAAATGTTTGACCTTGACAACGATGG AGGAATAGACAGAGAGGAATTTAAGAAAGTGATGGCCCTGATGCGGATGCATAACAGGCAAGGTGCTCACCACAGAGATGGGATGAGAACTGGATTGAAGGTTTCAAGTTCTGTAGAGGACGGAGGACTCCTAGAGTACTTTTTTGGCAAGGATGGTGAAGGTCGCCTTGGACATGAAAAATTTGTTCAATTCTTAAGAGATCTGCATAATGAC ATTCTGCGGCTAGAGTTTGCCCATTACGACTGGAAATCACAGGGAACCATATCTGCTAAAGATTTTGCACTGTCCATGGTTGCATCTGCTGACATAAATCATATCAACAAGTTTCTTGATCGTGTTGATGAATTAAACAAAGAACCAAATCTCAAAGACGTGTGCATCACATTTGAAGAATTCAAGAATTTTGCTGAACTTCGGAAACGGCTCCGCCCATTCTCTCTGGCTATCTTCAGTTATGGAAAAGTCAATGGGTTACTAACAAAGCAAGATTTTCAAAGAGCTGCTACTCAA GTTTGTGGCATCTCCATCTCTGACAATCTTGTTGATCTCGTATTTTATATATTCGACACGAATCGTGATGGGAATCTAAGCTCAGACGAGTTTCTGAGGGTTCTTCAAAGACGGGAGTCGAACGCCTCACAGCCCAGGGGAGCAGGCGATAAGGGTTTGTTTTCTTGCTGGTTTGAATGTACAAAAAAAAGCTCTTCTTCAgagatttttatttga
- the LOC113692663 gene encoding protein OS-9 homolog isoform X1 gives MMHLFILMTTKNPWLCPIKMERNFYAFCLGWIKNHLMALILQDDDQESLVMPNKNGEKFLCFLPRMEKSKSGKLVNQQNTSSMILETEKSIKLKTPDELLEVLKDRCFVRQEGWWSYEFCYQKKLRQIHLEDEKVVQEFILGAYDAEATAAYHQNLSDISTLKDPRSKDASQRYHAHQYTNGTICDLTNEPRETEVRFVCSEPRAMISSITELSTCKYALTIQCPTLCKHPLFQEERPVWHTINCNALPKDYKEAKVGGDYFQDEKIAMVTGLVHPSGFDSEESAT, from the exons ATGATGCACCTTTTCATCCT GATGACGACCAAGAATCCTTGGTTATGCCCAataaaaatggagagaaatttcTATGCTTTTTGCCTAGGATGGATAAAAAATCATCTAATGGCATTGATTTTACAGGATGACGACCAAGAATCCTTGGTTATGCCCAataaaaatggagagaaatttcTATGCTTTTTGCCTAGGATGGAGAAGTCCAAGAGCGGAAAGCTTGTCAACCAACAGAATACAAGTAGTATGATCCTGGAGACTGAAAAAAGCATCAAATTGAAGACACCAGATGAGCTGCTTGAAGTGTTAAAGGATCGTTGCTTTGTTCGG CAAGAGGGATGGTGGTCATATGAATTCTGTTATCAGAAGAAGTTGCGCCAAATTCACTTGGAGGATGAGAAG GTGGTTCAAGAATTTATCTTGGGAGCATATGATGCTGAGGCTACTGCTGCTTACCACCAAAACCTCTCTGACATCTCAACATTGAAAGATCCCCGCTCAAAAGATGCATCACAAAG GTATCATGCTCATCAATATACCAatggaacaatctgtgacttgacaAATGAGCCTCGGGAAACAGAG GTGAGATTTGTTTGTTCGGAGCCCAGAGCTATGATTAGTTCGATCACAGAACTATCAACTTGCAAGTATGCTCTCACAATCCAATGCCCAACCCTCTGCAAGCACCC GTTGTTCCAGGAAGAAAGACCAGTTTGGCATACCATTAATTGTAATGCACTCCCAAAAGACTACAAAGAAGCTAAAGTGGGGGGAGACTATTTCCAAGATGAAAAGATTGCTATGGTTACAGGCCTTGTTCATCCATCTGGTTTTGATTCTGAAGAATCTGCTACGTAA
- the LOC113692660 gene encoding uncharacterized protein, producing MDWYSWLSKTNLEPSLAYEYGLSFTRNELEREDLVYFNHEFLKSLGINVAKHRLEILKLVRKDAGGNLNGLSRLVFAFNKTKKLFVKKVGKWGFPGRNSTNHHVPSLDMCTYPTPWSGALKRFTSAKEDKPAIASRDVMKSGPLDSRVLQEKMMLTNKCLSISGPLDGKLQDRWMLANWSPMRPGVADGKGRDRHGYGNRSPGFYAPWEGRGMSPMRNHYYEGKKVGYATDDGGPSLWSLMFQDLKPN from the coding sequence ATGGATTGGTACTCTTGGTTATCAAAAACTAACCTTGAGCCATCCCTCGCATACGAGTATGGTTTATCTTTCACCCGCAATGAGCTAGAGAGAGAGGATCTGGTATACTTTAACCACGAATTCCTCAAGAGTTTGGGCATCAATGTAGCTAAACACCGCCTGGAGATACTCAAGCTCGTCAGGAAGGATGCTGGAGGAAACCTCAATGGCCTTTCCAGGCTTGTGTTCGCATTCAACAAAACTAAAAAGCTCTTCGTCAAGAAAGTCGGCAAGTGGGGCTTTCCCGGCAGGAATTCGACTAATCATCACGTCCCTTCGTTGGATATGTGTACCTACCCAACACCGTGGAGCGGAGCCCTCAAGCGGTTTACTAGTGCAAAGGAGGACAAACCAGCGATCGCAAGCAGGGATGTGATGAAATCAGGGCCTTTAGACAGCAGAGTGCTACAAGAGAAGATGATGTTGACTAATAAATGCCTTAGTATATCGGGTCCTCTGGATGGGAAGCTACAAGATAGATGGATGCTCGCCAACTGGAGCCCGATGAGACCTGGAGTCGCTGATGGAAAAGGAAGAGACAGGCATGGGTATGGAAACAGAAGTCCTGGCTTCTATGCACCGTGGGAAGGAAGAGGCATGAGCCCAATGCGGAATCACTATTACGAGGGAAAAAAGGTGGGGTATGCTACTGATGATGGAGGTCCTTCACTATGGTCCTTAATGTTTCAAGACTTGAAACCCAATTGA